A section of the Humulus lupulus chromosome 2, drHumLupu1.1, whole genome shotgun sequence genome encodes:
- the LOC133814401 gene encoding uncharacterized protein LOC133814401, which translates to MLCGHALAVMKEMNIDPYDYCSHYYTTQLLLETYDATVYLVGKQQHWELPDFFKDIIVLSPFERVKAGRPKKRRLIAAWETKKKNKGSKCGQRGHNRKTCRTRPPRS; encoded by the coding sequence ATGCTATGTGGTCATGCTCTTGCTGTGATGAAAGAGATGAACATAGACCCCTACGATTATTGTTCACATTACTACACAACACAATTATTGTTGGAAACATACGATGCAACTGTGTATCTAGTAGGGAAACAACAACATTGGGAATTACCAGACTTTTTCAAAGACATCATAGTGTTGTCTCCATTTGAAAGAGTGAAGGCTGGAAGACCAAAGAAAAGAAGACTGATAGCTGCTTGGGAAACTAAAAAGAAGAACAAGGGCAGCAAGTGTGGACAAAGAGGTCATAATAGGAAGACATGTAGAACCCGACCACCAAGAAGTTGA